In a genomic window of Quercus lobata isolate SW786 chromosome 4, ValleyOak3.0 Primary Assembly, whole genome shotgun sequence:
- the LOC115986515 gene encoding serine/threonine-protein kinase D6PKL1, whose amino-acid sequence MERAKESKKLMVMGKVPISNEVSNAHKASVREFSQLPQLHLHDVVQLSNAHELLQLSNAREVGHLSNARTVSVRELGQLSNSRMVSVKDVRQIPNVPMVFVREDGTEARDSQDSDSPAPLRTWRGKTSLPEREEFMPDVITFKGSGDSFEEGGSSSFSGASHPPEPVDTDLMRTVYVPIGQNKSEGGCLMKSLSMKGPFLEDLSIRVPAKKPGPAVLSPAESLVEELNDVGALCSPFSVPRGSQNTENSLHPDSDDKECVWDASLPPSPHSSIDSTGVVTAMSVVNSCASTYRSDAITSDGMLSVERNFEYIKGSVRGDSLESAKTSVSRASDSSGLSDDSNWSNITGSANKPHKGNDPRWKAILAIRARDGILGMSHFRLLKRLGCGDIGSVYLSELSGTRCFFAMKVMDKASLASRKKLSRAQTEREILQLLDHPFLPTLYTHFETDRFSCLVMEYCPGGDLHTLRQRQPGKHFSEYAARFYAAEVLLALEYLHMLGVVYRDLKPENVLVRDDGHIMLSDFDLSLRCTVSPTLIKTSLLDSDPSKRAAGGAFCVQPACIEPSSVCIQPACFIPRIFPQKGKKKTRKTRVELGLPASTLPELVAEPTAARSMSFVGTHEYLAPEIIKGEGHGSAVDWWTFGIFLHELLYGKTPFKGSGNRATLFNVVGQQLRFPESPATNYASRDLIKGLLVKEPQHRLGVKRGATEIKQHPFFEGVNWALIRCSTPPEVPRPVEAEFPGKFGPPVDMVGVGSGSKRMVGGGIGGGGGGVVGGGGTDMRPGGKYLDFEFF is encoded by the exons ATGGAGAGGGCTAAAGAATCAAAGAAACTTATGGTTATGGGGAAAGTGCCCATTTCCAATGAGGTGTCAAATGCACATAAGGCCTCAGTAAGGGAATTCAGTCAGCTACCACAGTTGCACTTGCATGATGTAGTTCAGCTATCCAATGCACACGAGCTACTCCAGCTGTCAAATGCGCGTGAGGTAGGCCATCTATCAAATGCGCGTACAGTCTCAGTAAGAGAATTGGGCCAGTTATCAAATTCGCGTATGGTTTCAGTAAAAGATGTTCGTCAGATACCAAATGTGCCTATGGTTTTCGTAAGAGAAGATGGAACTGAAGCAAGGGACTCTCAAGATTCAGACTCACCTGCACCTCTAAGAACATGGAGAGGAAAAACCTCTTTGCCTGAACGTGAAGAATTTATGCCCGATGTCATCACATTTAAGGGAAGTGGGGATTCATTTGAGGAAGGTGGTTCTAGTTCTTTTTCTGGGGCTAGTCATCCCCCTGAACCTGTTGATACAGATCTAATGAGAACGGTTTATGTTCCAATAGGTCAAAACAAATCTGAGGGAGGATGCTTAATGAAGAGCTTGTCCATGAAGGGTCCCTTTCTAGAAGATCTTTCAATTCGGGTTCCTGCTAAAAAACCAGGCCCAGCTGTTCTTTCCCCTGCAGAAAGTTTGGTTGAAGAACTAAATGATGTTGGTGCTTTGTGTTCACCATTTTCAGTTCCTCGTGGATCACAAAATACAGAAAACTCCCTCCACCCAGATTCTGATGACAAGGAATGTGTGTGGGATGCTTCTTTGCCTCCAAGTCCACATAGTAGCATTGACAGTACTGGTGTTGTTACAGCTATGAGTGTTGTCAATAGCTGTGCCAGTACATATCGGAGCGATGCAATCACAAGTGATGGAATGCTAAGTGTGGAGAGGAACTTTGAGTATATAAAAGGGAGTGTTAGAGGGGATTCACTTGAGAGTGCAAAAACTAGTGTTAGTCGAGCAAGTGATAGTAGTGGCCTTAGTGATGATAGTAATTGGAGCAACATTACTGGAAGTGCTAATAAGCCTCACAAAGGAAATGATCCTAGGTGGAAGGCTATTCTTGCCATCCGAGCTAGGGATGGAATTTTGGGAATGAGTCATTTTAGATTGCTCAAGCGGCTTGGTTGTGGTGACATTGGCAGTGTGTATCTCTCAGAGTTGAGTGGGACTCGTTGCTTTTTTGCAATGAAAGTAATGGACAAGGCATCCCTTGCTAGCAGGAAGAAATTGAGTAGGGCTCAGACAGAGAGGGAGATTTTGCAGCTGCTGGACCATCCATTTCTCCCAACTTTATATACACATTTTGAGACTGACAGATTCTCCTGCTTGGTCATGGAATATTGTCCAGGGGGTGATCTTCACACTTTAAGGCAACGGCAACCTGGGAAACATTTCTCTGAGTATGCTGCACG GTTTTATGCGGCAGAGGTTCTGTTGGCCCTTGAGTATCTTCACATGCTTGGAGTTGTGTATAGGGACTTAAAACCTGAAAATGTTTTGGTTCGTGATGATGGACACATAATGCTTTCAGACTTTGACCTTTCCCTCAGATGTACTGTTTCCCCGACCTTGATAAAAACCTCCTTGTTGGATTCTGACCCTTCAAAACGGGCAGCTGGTGGTGCATTCTGCGTCCAACCTGCCTGTATTGAGCCTTCTTCAGTATGCATCCAGCCTGCCTGTTTTATTCCCCGGATATTCCCTCAAAAAGGCAAGAAGAAGACCCGAAAAACTAGAGTTGAGCTTGGGTTGCCAGCCAGTACACTTCCAGAGCTTGTTGCAGAGCCTACTGCAGCCCGATCTATGTCATTTGTTGGAACCCATGAATACCTAGCCCCAGAAATTATCAAGGGAGAAGGCCATGGCAGTGCAGTTGATTGGTGGACATTTGGCATTTTCTTGCATGAGTTACTGTATGGTAAAACCCCATTCAAAGGCTCAGGAAACCGCGCAACACTATTCAATGTAGTAGGGCAGCAACTCAGATTCCCAGAGTCACCAGCAACTAATTATGCAAGTCGGGATCTGATCAAAGGCTTGCTGGTGAAGGAGCCACAGCACCGACTTGGGGTGAAGAGGGGTGCAACCGAGATCAAGCAGCACCCCTTCTTTGAGGGTGTAAATTGGGCTCTAATACGTTGCAGCACACCACCAGAAGTGCCTAGACCAGTGGAGGCTGAGTTTCCCGGGAAGTTTGGGCCACCAGTTGACATGGTTGGGGTTGGTAGCGGCAGTAAAAGGATGGTAGGAGGAGGAataggaggaggaggaggaggagtagTAGGAGGAGGAGGGACAGACATGAGGCCTGGGGGTAAATATCTGGACTTTGAGTTCTTTTAG